A single genomic interval of Carassius gibelio isolate Cgi1373 ecotype wild population from Czech Republic chromosome A22, carGib1.2-hapl.c, whole genome shotgun sequence harbors:
- the LOC127942566 gene encoding myosin heavy chain, fast skeletal muscle-like isoform X3, giving the protein MAMMTHLNEPCVLYNLKERYAAWMIYTYSGLFCVTVNPYKWLPVYDSVVVAGYRGKKRVEAPPHIFSISDNAYQFMLTDRENQSILITGESGAGKTVNTKRVIQYFATIAVSGPKKAEPVPGKMQGSLEDQIIAANPLLEAYGNAKTVRNDNSSRFGKFIRIHFATTGKLASADIETYLLEKSRVTFQLSAERSYHIFYQLMTGHKPELLEALLITTNPYDYPMISQGEITVKSINDVEEFIATDTAIDILGFTADEKFSIYKLTGAVMHHGNMKFKQKQREEQAEPDGTEVADKIAYLMGLNSADMLKALCFPRVKVGNEMVTKGQTVPQVNNAVSALCKSVYEKMFLWMVIRINEMLDTKQPRQFFIGVLDIAGFEIFDFNSLEQLCINFTNEKLQQFFNHHMFVLEQEEYKKEGIEWEFIDFGMDLAACIELIEKPMGIFSILEEECMFPKATDTSFKNKLHDQHLGKTAAFQKPKPAKGKAEAHFSLVHYAGTVDYNIVGWLDKNKDPLNDSVVQLYQKSSMKLLSFLYVAHAGADAEGGGGKKGKKKGGSFQTVSALFRENLGKLMTNLRSTHPHFVRCLIPNESKTPGLMENFLVIHQLRCNGVLEGIRICRKGFPSRILYGDFKQRYKVLNASVIPEGQFIDNKKASEKLLGSIDVDHTQYKFGHTKVFFKAGLLGTLEEMRDDKLATLVTMTQALCRGFLMRREFVKMMERRESIFAIQYNIRSFMNVKHWPWMKLYFKIKPLLKSAETEKEMAAMKENFEKMKEDLTKALAKKKELEEKMVSLIQEKNDLQLQVASESENLSDAEERCEGLIKSKIQLEAKLKETNERLEDEEEINAELTAKKRKLEDECSELKKDIDDLELTLAKVEKEKHATENKVKNLTEEMASQDESIAKLTKEKKALQEAHQQTLDDLQAEEDKVNTLTKAKTKLEQQVDDLEGSLEQEKKLRMDLERAKRKLEGDLKLAQESIMDLENDKQQSDEKIKKKDFEISQLLSKIEDEQSLGAQLQKKIKELQARIEELEEEIEAERAARAKVEKQRADLSRELEEISERLEEAGGATAAQIEMNKKREAEFQKLRRDLEESTLQHEATAAALRKKQADSVAELGEQIDNLQRVKQKLEKEKSEYKMEIDDLTSNMEAVAKAKANLEKMCRTIEDQASELKSKNDEFVRQLNDLNAQKARLQTENGEFSRQLEEKEALVSQLTRVKQAYTQQIEELKRHIEEEVKAKNALAHAVQSARHDCDLLREQYEEEQEAKAELQRGMSKANSEVAQWRTKYETDAIQRTEELEESKKKLAQRLQDAEESIEAVNSKCASLEKTKQRLQGEVEDLMIDVERANSLAANLDKKQRNFDKVLAEWKQKYEESQAELEGAQKEARSLSTELFKMKNSYEEALDHLETLKRENKNLQQEISDLTEQLGETGKSIHELEKAKKTVESEKSEIQAALEEAEGTLEHEESKILRVQLELNQVKSEIDRKLAEKDEEMEQIKRNSQRVIDSMQSTLDSEVRSRNDALRVKKKMEGDLNEMEIQLSHANRQAAEAQKQLRNVQGQLKDAQLHLDEAVRGQEDMKEQVAMVERRNNLMQAEIEELRAALEQTERGRKVAEQELVDASERVGLLHSQNTSLINTKKKLEADLVQVQGEVDDAVQEARNAEEKAKKAITDAAMMAEELKKEQDTSAHLERMKKNLEVTVKDLQHRLDEAESLAMKGGKKQLQKLESRVHELEAEVEAEQRRGADAVKGVRKYERRVKELTYQTEEDKKNVIRLQDLVDKLQLKVKAYKRQAEEAEEQANTHLSRYRKVQHELEEAQERADISESQVNKLRAKSREAGKGKEAEE; this is encoded by the exons ACCTACTCTGGCTTGTTCTGCGTCACTGTCAATCCCTACAAGTGGCTCCCAGTGTACGACTCAGTTGTTGTGGCTGGATACAGAGGCAAAAAGAGGGTTGAAGCCCCACCTCACATCTTCTCCATCTCCGACAACGCCTACCAGTTCATGCTCACTG ACAGGGAGAATCAGTCTATCCTGATTAC TGGAGAATCTGGTGCAGGAAAGACTGTCAACACCAAACGTGTGATCCAGTACTTTGCGACAATTGCTGTATCTGGACCCAAGAAGGCAGAACCTGTCCCCGGCAAAATGCAG GGGTCGCTAGAGGATCAAATCATTGCAGCCAACCCTCTTCTGGAGGCTTATGGAAATGCCAAGACTGTAAGGAATGACAACTCCTCTCGTTTT GGTAAATTCATCAGAATTCACTTTGCGACCACTGGAAAACTGGCCTCAGCTGATATTGAAACTT atctgTTAGAAAAGTCGAGAGTGACATTCCAGCTGTCGGCTGAGAGGAGTTACCACATCTTCTACCAGCTCATGACTGGACACAAGCCAGAGCTGCTCG AGGCCTTGCTCATCACCACCAACCCTTATGACTATCCAATGATCAGCCAGGGTGAAATCACTGTCAAGAGCATCAATGATGTCGAGGAGTTCATTGCCACAGAT ACTGCCATTGACATTCTGGGCTTCACTGCTGATGAGAAATTCAGCATCTACAAGCTAACAGGTGCTGTGATGCATCATGGGAACATGAAGTTCAAACAGAAGCAGAGAGAGGAGCAGGCTGAACCTGATGGCACTGAGG TGGCCGATAAAATCGCTTACCTCATGGGCCTCAACTCCGCTGACATGCTGAAAGCTCTGTGCTTCCCCAGAGTGAAGGTCGGGAATGAGATGGTGACCAAAGGCCAGACAGTACCACAG GTGAACAACGCAGTCTCTGCTCTTTGCAAGTCTGTCTATGAGAAAATGTTCTTGTGGATGGTCATACGAATCAATGAGATGCTGGACACGAAGCAGCCTAGACAGTTCTTCATTGGTGTGCTGGACATCGCTGGATTTGAAATCTTCGAT TTCAACAGCTTGGAACAGCTATGCATCAACTTCACAAATGAGAAACTGCAACAGTTCTTCAACCACCATATGTTCGTTCTGGAGCAAGAGGAATACAAGAAAGAAGGCATTGAATGGGAGTTCATTGACTTTGGTATGGACTTGGCTGCCTGCATTGAGCTCATTGAGAAG CCAATGGGCATCTTCTCCATCCTTGAAGAGGAGTGCATGTTCCCCAAGGCTACAGACACAAGCTTCAAAAACAAGCTGCATGATCAGCATCTGGGTAAAACTGCTGCCTTCCAGAAGCCCAAGCCTGCCAAAGGTAAGGCCGAGGCCCACTTCTCTCTGGTGCACTACGCCGGCACTGTGGACTACAACATCGTCGGCTGGCTGGACAAGAACAAGGATCCACTGAACGACTCTGTGGTGCAACTTTACCAAAAGTCATCGATGAAACTGCTGTCCTTCCTGTATGTCGCACATGCAGGAGCAGATG CTGAGGGCGGTGGCGGAAAGAAAGGCAAGAAGAAGGGTGGTTCCTTCCAGACGGTGTCTGCACTTTTTAGG GAGAACCTGGGTAAGCTGATGACTAACCTGAGGAGCACTCACCCTCACTTTGTGCGCTGCTTGATTCCTAATGAGTCCAAGACTCCAG GTCTGATGGAGAACTTCCTGGTTATCCACCAGCTCAGGTGTAATGGTGTGCTGGAGGGTATCAGAATCTGCAGGAAGGGTTTCCCCAGCAGAATCCTCTACGGTGACTTCAAGCAGAG ATACAAAGTATTAAATGCTAGTGTCATCCCTGAGGGACAATTCATTGACAACAAAAAGGCTTCAGAGAAACTCTTGGGCTCTATTGATGTTGACCACACCCAATACAAGTTTGGACACACAAAA gTGTTCTTTAAAGCTGGTCTGTTGGGTACTCTTGAGGAGATGAGAGATGACAAACTAGCAACGCTGGTTACCATGACTCAGGCTCTTTGTCGTGGCTTCCTCATGAGAAGGGAGTTTGTAAAGATGATGGAGAGGAG AGAGTCAATTTTTGCCATCCAATACAACATCCGCTCTTTCATGAATGTCAAACATTGGCCATGGATGAAGCTGTATTTCAAGATTAAGCCTCTTCTAAAAAGTGCAGAGACTGAGAAAGAAATGGCAGCAATGAAAGAGAACTTTGAGAAAATGAAAGAAGATTTAACAAAGGCATTAGCTAAAAAGAAGGAGCTTGAGGAGAAAATGGTATCACTTATTCAGGAGAAAAACGACCTTCAACTGCAAGTAGCTTCT GAATCTGAAAACCTCTCTGATGCTGAGGAGAGATGTGAAGGGCTCATCAAAAGCAAGATCCAGCTCGAGGCCAAACTCAAAGAGACAAACGAGAGActggaggatgaggaggaaaTCAATGCTGAACTGACTGCCAAGAAGAGGAAACTGGAGGATGAATGCTCCGAGCTGAAGAAAGACATCGATGACCTGGAGCTCACCTTGGCAAAAGTGGAGAAGGAGAAACATGCTACAGAAAATAAA GTGAAAAACCTGACAGAGGAGATGGCCTCTCAGGATGAGAGCATTGCCAAGCTGACCAAAGAGAAGAAAGCCCTCCAAGAGGCACACCAGCAGACTCTTGATGACCTTCAGGCAGAGGAAGACAAAGTCAACACTCTGACTAAAGCTAAGACAAAGCTTGAGCAGCAAGTGGACGAT CTTGAGGGCTCACTGGAACAAGAGAAGAAGCTCCGTATGGACCTTGAGAGAGCCAAGAGAAAGCTTGAGGGTGATCTGAAACTGGCCCAGGAGTCCATAATGGACCTGGAGAATGACAAACAGCAATCAGATGAGAAGATCAAAAA GAAGGACTTTGAGATAAGTCAGCTTCTCAGCAAGATTGAGGATGAACAGTCTTTGGGAGCACAGCTTCAGAAGAAGATCAAAGAACTTCAA GCCCGTATCGAGGAGCTGGAAGAGGAAATAGAGGCAGAGCGAGCTGCTCGTGCTAAAGTGGAGAAGCAGAGAGCTGATCTCTCCAGGGAACTTGAAGAGATCAGCGAGAGGCTTGAGGAAGCTGGTGGTGCTACTGCTGCTCAGATTGAGATGAACAAGAAGCGTGAAGCTGAATTCCAGAAGTTGCGTCGTGATCTGGAGGAGTCCACCTTGCAGCATGAAGCTACAGCTGCAGCTCTCCGAAAGAAGCAGGCAGACAGTGTGGCTGAACTCGGAGAACAGATCGACAACCTCCAGCGGGTCAAGCAGAAGCTGGAGAAGGAGAAGAGTGAATACAAGATGGAGATTGATGACCTGACAAGCAACATGGAGGCTGTGGCTAAAGCAAAG GCAAACCTTGAAAAGATGTGCCGTACAATAGAAGACCAAGCAAGTGAGCTAAAGTCAAAAAATGATGAGTTTGTACGCCAACTTAATGATTTAAATGCCCAGAAGGCAAGGCTCCAAACTGAAAATG GTGAATTTAGCCGTCAACTGGAAGAGAAAGAAGCCCTTGTTTCTCAACTGACAAGAGTCAAACAGGCTTACACTCAACAGATTGAGGAACTCAAGAGACATATTGAAGAAGAGGTTAAG GCCAAGAATGCTCTGGCCCATGCGGTTCAGTCTGCCCGTCATGACTGTGACTTGCTCAGAGAGCAGTATGAGGAGGAGCAAGAGGCCAAAGCTGAACTCCAGCGGGGAATGTCTAAGGCCAACAGTGAGGTGGCTCAATGGAGAACCAAATATGAGACTGATGCAATCCAGCGGACCGAGGAGCTTGAGGAATccaa GAAAAAGCTTGCCCAGCGTCTGCAGGATGCTGAAGAATCCATTGAAGCGGTGAACTCCAAGTGTGCCTCACTGGAAAAGACCAAACAGAGACTGCAGGGTGAAGTAGAGGACCTCATGATTGATGTGGAGAGGGCAAATTCATTGGCTGCCAACCTTGACAAGAAGCAGAGAAACTTTGACAAA GTCCTAGCAGAGTGGAAACAGAAGTATGAGGAAAGCCAGGCTGAACTAGAAGGTGCTCAGAAAGAAGCTCGTTCTCTCAGCACTGAGCTGTTCAAAATGAAGAACTCCTACGAAGAAGCTCTTGATCATCTTGAGACCCTGAAGAGGGAGAACAAGAATCTGCAAC AGGAGATTTCTGACCTCACTGAGCAGCTAGGAGAGACTGGAAAGAGCATTCATGAACTGGAAAAGGCAAAGAAGACAGTGGAGTCTGAGAAATCAGAGATCCAGGCTGCTCTTGAAGAAGCTGAA GGCACCCTGGAGCATGAAGAGTCGAAGATTCTTCGTGTACAGCTGGAGCTGAACCAGGTGAAGAGTGAGATTGACAGGAAGCTTGCTGAGAAGGATGAGGAGATGGAACAGATCAAGAGGAACAGCCAAAGAGTGATTGATTCCATGCagagcactctggactctgaggtCCGGAGCAGAAATGATGCCCTGAGAGTCAAAAAGAAGATGGAGGGAGATCTGAATGAGATGGAGATCCAGCTGAGTCATGCCAACCGCCAGGCTGCTGAGGCCCAGAAACAGCTCAGGAACGTCCAAGGACAACTCAAG GATGCCCAACTGCACCTTGATGAAGCTGTCAGAGGACAGGAGGACATGAAGGAGCAGGTGGCCATGGTGGAGCGCAGGAATAACCTGATGCAAGCAGAGATTGAGGAGCTGAGAGCTGCACTGGAGCAAACAGAGAGAGGCCGCAAAGTGGCTGAGCAGGAGCTGGTGGATGCCAGCGAGCGTGTGGGACTGCTGCACTCACAA AATACAAGTCTTATTAACACCAAGAAGAAGCTTGAGGCTGATCTGGTCCAGGTTCAAGGAGAGGTGGATGATGCAGTCCAGGAGGCCAGAAATGCAGAGGAAAAGGCCAAGAAGGCCATCACTGAT GCTGCCATGATGGCTGAGGAGCTGAAGAAGGAGCAGGACACCAGTGCTCACCTGGAGAGGATGAAGAAGAACCTGGAGGTGACTGTCAAAGACCTGCAGCACCGTCTGGATGAAGCTGAGAGTCTTGCCATGAAGGGTGGAAAGAAACAGCTCCAGAAACTGGAGTCCAGG GTGCATGAGTTGGAGGCTGAAGTTGAAGCTGAACAGAGACGTGGTGCAGATGCTGTGAAAGGAGTGCGCAAATATGAAAGGAGAGTGAAGGAGCTCACCTACCAG ACTGAGGAAGACAAGAAGAACGTGATCCGACTGCAGGATCTGGTAGACAAGCTGCAGCTGAAAGTGAAGGCTTACAAGCgccaggctgaagaagct GAGGAGCAGGCCAACACTCACCTGTCCAGGTACAGGAAGGTACAGCATGAGCTGGAGGAGGCTCAGGAGCGCGCTGATATCTCTGAGTCCCAGGTCAACAAGCTGAGAGCCAAGAGCCGTGAAGCCGGGAAG GGCAAAGAAGCAGAGGAGTGA
- the LOC127942566 gene encoding myosin heavy chain, fast skeletal muscle-like isoform X2, producing MVKWSVSGRRLFSSGSHKKRELRLRTPPLMTKRRSSWQSHVSREGGKTLCGKTLTVKEDEIFPMNPPKFDKIEDMAMMTHLNEPTVLYNLKERYAAWMIYTYSGLFCVTVNPYKWLPVYDSVVVAGYRGKKRVEAPPHIFSISDNAYQFMLTDRENQSILITGESGAGKTVNTKRVIQYFATIAVSGPKKAEPVPGKMQGSLEDQIIAANPLLEAYGNAKTVRNDNSSRFGKFIRIHFATTGKLASADIETYLLEKSRVTFQLSAERSYHIFYQLMTGHKPELLEALLITTNPYDYPMISQGEITVKSINDVEEFIATDTAIDILGFTADEKFSIYKLTGAVMHHGNMKFKQKQREEQAEPDGTEVADKIAYLMGLNSADMLKALCFPRVKVGNEMVTKGQTVPQVNNAVSALCKSVYEKMFLWMVIRINEMLDTKQPRQFFIGVLDIAGFEIFDFNSLEQLCINFTNEKLQQFFNHHMFVLEQEEYKKEGIEWEFIDFGMDLAACIELIEKPMGIFSILEEECMFPKATDTSFKNKLHDQHLGKTAAFQKPKPAKGKAEAHFSLVHYAGTVDYNIVGWLDKNKDPLNDSVVQLYQKSSMKLLSFLYVAHAGADAEGGGGKKGKKKGGSFQTVSALFRENLGKLMTNLRSTHPHFVRCLIPNESKTPGLMENFLVIHQLRCNGVLEGIRICRKGFPSRILYGDFKQRYKVLNASVIPEGQFIDNKKASEKLLGSIDVDHTQYKFGHTKVFFKAGLLGTLEEMRDDKLATLVTMTQALCRGFLMRREFVKMMERRESIFAIQYNIRSFMNVKHWPWMKLYFKIKPLLKSAETEKEMAAMKENFEKMKEDLTKALAKKKELEEKMVSLIQEKNDLQLQVASESENLSDAEERCEGLIKSKIQLEAKLKETNERLEDEEEINAELTAKKRKLEDECSELKKDIDDLELTLAKVEKEKHATENKVKNLTEEMASQDESIAKLTKEKKALQEAHQQTLDDLQAEEDKVNTLTKAKTKLEQQVDDLEGSLEQEKKLRMDLERAKRKLEGDLKLAQESIMDLENDKQQSDEKIKKKDFEISQLLSKIEDEQSLGAQLQKKIKELQARIEELEEEIEAERAARAKVEKQRADLSRELEEISERLEEAGGATAAQIEMNKKREAEFQKLRRDLEESTLQHEATAAALRKKQADSVAELGEQIDNLQRVKQKLEKEKSEYKMEIDDLTSNMEAVAKAKANLEKMCRTIEDQASELKSKNDEFVRQLNDLNAQKARLQTENGEFSRQLEEKEALVSQLTRVKQAYTQQIEELKRHIEEEVKAKNALAHAVQSARHDCDLLREQYEEEQEAKAELQRGMSKANSEVAQWRTKYETDAIQRTEELEESKKKLAQRLQDAEESIEAVNSKCASLEKTKQRLQGEVEDLMIDVERANSLAANLDKKQRNFDKVLAEWKQKYEESQAELEGAQKEARSLSTELFKMKNSYEEALDHLETLKRENKNLQQEISDLTEQLGETGKSIHELEKAKKTVESEKSEIQAALEEAEGTLEHEESKILRVQLELNQVKSEIDRKLAEKDEEMEQIKRNSQRVIDSMQSTLDSEVRSRNDALRVKKKMEGDLNEMEIQLSHANRQAAEAQKQLRNVQGQLKDAQLHLDEAVRGQEDMKEQVAMVERRNNLMQAEIEELRAALEQTERGRKVAEQELVDASERVGLLHSQNTSLINTKKKLEADLVQVQGEVDDAVQEARNAEEKAKKAITDAAMMAEELKKEQDTSAHLERMKKNLEVTVKDLQHRLDEAESLAMKGGKKQLQKLESRVHELEAEVEAEQRRGADAVKGVRKYERRVKELTYQTEEDKKNVIRLQDLVDKLQLKVKAYKRQAEEAEEQANTHLSRYRKVQHELEEAQERADISESQVNKLRAKSREAGKGKEAEE from the exons ACACTCACGGTAAAAGAAGATGAAATCTTCCCCATGAATCCTCCCAAGTTTGACAAAATTGAGGACATGGCCATGATGACCCACCTCAATGAGCCTACTGTGCTCTATAACCTTAAAGAGCGTTATGCAGCATGGATGATCTAC ACCTACTCTGGCTTGTTCTGCGTCACTGTCAATCCCTACAAGTGGCTCCCAGTGTACGACTCAGTTGTTGTGGCTGGATACAGAGGCAAAAAGAGGGTTGAAGCCCCACCTCACATCTTCTCCATCTCCGACAACGCCTACCAGTTCATGCTCACTG ACAGGGAGAATCAGTCTATCCTGATTAC TGGAGAATCTGGTGCAGGAAAGACTGTCAACACCAAACGTGTGATCCAGTACTTTGCGACAATTGCTGTATCTGGACCCAAGAAGGCAGAACCTGTCCCCGGCAAAATGCAG GGGTCGCTAGAGGATCAAATCATTGCAGCCAACCCTCTTCTGGAGGCTTATGGAAATGCCAAGACTGTAAGGAATGACAACTCCTCTCGTTTT GGTAAATTCATCAGAATTCACTTTGCGACCACTGGAAAACTGGCCTCAGCTGATATTGAAACTT atctgTTAGAAAAGTCGAGAGTGACATTCCAGCTGTCGGCTGAGAGGAGTTACCACATCTTCTACCAGCTCATGACTGGACACAAGCCAGAGCTGCTCG AGGCCTTGCTCATCACCACCAACCCTTATGACTATCCAATGATCAGCCAGGGTGAAATCACTGTCAAGAGCATCAATGATGTCGAGGAGTTCATTGCCACAGAT ACTGCCATTGACATTCTGGGCTTCACTGCTGATGAGAAATTCAGCATCTACAAGCTAACAGGTGCTGTGATGCATCATGGGAACATGAAGTTCAAACAGAAGCAGAGAGAGGAGCAGGCTGAACCTGATGGCACTGAGG TGGCCGATAAAATCGCTTACCTCATGGGCCTCAACTCCGCTGACATGCTGAAAGCTCTGTGCTTCCCCAGAGTGAAGGTCGGGAATGAGATGGTGACCAAAGGCCAGACAGTACCACAG GTGAACAACGCAGTCTCTGCTCTTTGCAAGTCTGTCTATGAGAAAATGTTCTTGTGGATGGTCATACGAATCAATGAGATGCTGGACACGAAGCAGCCTAGACAGTTCTTCATTGGTGTGCTGGACATCGCTGGATTTGAAATCTTCGAT TTCAACAGCTTGGAACAGCTATGCATCAACTTCACAAATGAGAAACTGCAACAGTTCTTCAACCACCATATGTTCGTTCTGGAGCAAGAGGAATACAAGAAAGAAGGCATTGAATGGGAGTTCATTGACTTTGGTATGGACTTGGCTGCCTGCATTGAGCTCATTGAGAAG CCAATGGGCATCTTCTCCATCCTTGAAGAGGAGTGCATGTTCCCCAAGGCTACAGACACAAGCTTCAAAAACAAGCTGCATGATCAGCATCTGGGTAAAACTGCTGCCTTCCAGAAGCCCAAGCCTGCCAAAGGTAAGGCCGAGGCCCACTTCTCTCTGGTGCACTACGCCGGCACTGTGGACTACAACATCGTCGGCTGGCTGGACAAGAACAAGGATCCACTGAACGACTCTGTGGTGCAACTTTACCAAAAGTCATCGATGAAACTGCTGTCCTTCCTGTATGTCGCACATGCAGGAGCAGATG CTGAGGGCGGTGGCGGAAAGAAAGGCAAGAAGAAGGGTGGTTCCTTCCAGACGGTGTCTGCACTTTTTAGG GAGAACCTGGGTAAGCTGATGACTAACCTGAGGAGCACTCACCCTCACTTTGTGCGCTGCTTGATTCCTAATGAGTCCAAGACTCCAG GTCTGATGGAGAACTTCCTGGTTATCCACCAGCTCAGGTGTAATGGTGTGCTGGAGGGTATCAGAATCTGCAGGAAGGGTTTCCCCAGCAGAATCCTCTACGGTGACTTCAAGCAGAG ATACAAAGTATTAAATGCTAGTGTCATCCCTGAGGGACAATTCATTGACAACAAAAAGGCTTCAGAGAAACTCTTGGGCTCTATTGATGTTGACCACACCCAATACAAGTTTGGACACACAAAA gTGTTCTTTAAAGCTGGTCTGTTGGGTACTCTTGAGGAGATGAGAGATGACAAACTAGCAACGCTGGTTACCATGACTCAGGCTCTTTGTCGTGGCTTCCTCATGAGAAGGGAGTTTGTAAAGATGATGGAGAGGAG AGAGTCAATTTTTGCCATCCAATACAACATCCGCTCTTTCATGAATGTCAAACATTGGCCATGGATGAAGCTGTATTTCAAGATTAAGCCTCTTCTAAAAAGTGCAGAGACTGAGAAAGAAATGGCAGCAATGAAAGAGAACTTTGAGAAAATGAAAGAAGATTTAACAAAGGCATTAGCTAAAAAGAAGGAGCTTGAGGAGAAAATGGTATCACTTATTCAGGAGAAAAACGACCTTCAACTGCAAGTAGCTTCT GAATCTGAAAACCTCTCTGATGCTGAGGAGAGATGTGAAGGGCTCATCAAAAGCAAGATCCAGCTCGAGGCCAAACTCAAAGAGACAAACGAGAGActggaggatgaggaggaaaTCAATGCTGAACTGACTGCCAAGAAGAGGAAACTGGAGGATGAATGCTCCGAGCTGAAGAAAGACATCGATGACCTGGAGCTCACCTTGGCAAAAGTGGAGAAGGAGAAACATGCTACAGAAAATAAA GTGAAAAACCTGACAGAGGAGATGGCCTCTCAGGATGAGAGCATTGCCAAGCTGACCAAAGAGAAGAAAGCCCTCCAAGAGGCACACCAGCAGACTCTTGATGACCTTCAGGCAGAGGAAGACAAAGTCAACACTCTGACTAAAGCTAAGACAAAGCTTGAGCAGCAAGTGGACGAT CTTGAGGGCTCACTGGAACAAGAGAAGAAGCTCCGTATGGACCTTGAGAGAGCCAAGAGAAAGCTTGAGGGTGATCTGAAACTGGCCCAGGAGTCCATAATGGACCTGGAGAATGACAAACAGCAATCAGATGAGAAGATCAAAAA GAAGGACTTTGAGATAAGTCAGCTTCTCAGCAAGATTGAGGATGAACAGTCTTTGGGAGCACAGCTTCAGAAGAAGATCAAAGAACTTCAA GCCCGTATCGAGGAGCTGGAAGAGGAAATAGAGGCAGAGCGAGCTGCTCGTGCTAAAGTGGAGAAGCAGAGAGCTGATCTCTCCAGGGAACTTGAAGAGATCAGCGAGAGGCTTGAGGAAGCTGGTGGTGCTACTGCTGCTCAGATTGAGATGAACAAGAAGCGTGAAGCTGAATTCCAGAAGTTGCGTCGTGATCTGGAGGAGTCCACCTTGCAGCATGAAGCTACAGCTGCAGCTCTCCGAAAGAAGCAGGCAGACAGTGTGGCTGAACTCGGAGAACAGATCGACAACCTCCAGCGGGTCAAGCAGAAGCTGGAGAAGGAGAAGAGTGAATACAAGATGGAGATTGATGACCTGACAAGCAACATGGAGGCTGTGGCTAAAGCAAAG GCAAACCTTGAAAAGATGTGCCGTACAATAGAAGACCAAGCAAGTGAGCTAAAGTCAAAAAATGATGAGTTTGTACGCCAACTTAATGATTTAAATGCCCAGAAGGCAAGGCTCCAAACTGAAAATG GTGAATTTAGCCGTCAACTGGAAGAGAAAGAAGCCCTTGTTTCTCAACTGACAAGAGTCAAACAGGCTTACACTCAACAGATTGAGGAACTCAAGAGACATATTGAAGAAGAGGTTAAG GCCAAGAATGCTCTGGCCCATGCGGTTCAGTCTGCCCGTCATGACTGTGACTTGCTCAGAGAGCAGTATGAGGAGGAGCAAGAGGCCAAAGCTGAACTCCAGCGGGGAATGTCTAAGGCCAACAGTGAGGTGGCTCAATGGAGAACCAAATATGAGACTGATGCAATCCAGCGGACCGAGGAGCTTGAGGAATccaa GAAAAAGCTTGCCCAGCGTCTGCAGGATGCTGAAGAATCCATTGAAGCGGTGAACTCCAAGTGTGCCTCACTGGAAAAGACCAAACAGAGACTGCAGGGTGAAGTAGAGGACCTCATGATTGATGTGGAGAGGGCAAATTCATTGGCTGCCAACCTTGACAAGAAGCAGAGAAACTTTGACAAA GTCCTAGCAGAGTGGAAACAGAAGTATGAGGAAAGCCAGGCTGAACTAGAAGGTGCTCAGAAAGAAGCTCGTTCTCTCAGCACTGAGCTGTTCAAAATGAAGAACTCCTACGAAGAAGCTCTTGATCATCTTGAGACCCTGAAGAGGGAGAACAAGAATCTGCAAC AGGAGATTTCTGACCTCACTGAGCAGCTAGGAGAGACTGGAAAGAGCATTCATGAACTGGAAAAGGCAAAGAAGACAGTGGAGTCTGAGAAATCAGAGATCCAGGCTGCTCTTGAAGAAGCTGAA GGCACCCTGGAGCATGAAGAGTCGAAGATTCTTCGTGTACAGCTGGAGCTGAACCAGGTGAAGAGTGAGATTGACAGGAAGCTTGCTGAGAAGGATGAGGAGATGGAACAGATCAAGAGGAACAGCCAAAGAGTGATTGATTCCATGCagagcactctggactctgaggtCCGGAGCAGAAATGATGCCCTGAGAGTCAAAAAGAAGATGGAGGGAGATCTGAATGAGATGGAGATCCAGCTGAGTCATGCCAACCGCCAGGCTGCTGAGGCCCAGAAACAGCTCAGGAACGTCCAAGGACAACTCAAG GATGCCCAACTGCACCTTGATGAAGCTGTCAGAGGACAGGAGGACATGAAGGAGCAGGTGGCCATGGTGGAGCGCAGGAATAACCTGATGCAAGCAGAGATTGAGGAGCTGAGAGCTGCACTGGAGCAAACAGAGAGAGGCCGCAAAGTGGCTGAGCAGGAGCTGGTGGATGCCAGCGAGCGTGTGGGACTGCTGCACTCACAA AATACAAGTCTTATTAACACCAAGAAGAAGCTTGAGGCTGATCTGGTCCAGGTTCAAGGAGAGGTGGATGATGCAGTCCAGGAGGCCAGAAATGCAGAGGAAAAGGCCAAGAAGGCCATCACTGAT GCTGCCATGATGGCTGAGGAGCTGAAGAAGGAGCAGGACACCAGTGCTCACCTGGAGAGGATGAAGAAGAACCTGGAGGTGACTGTCAAAGACCTGCAGCACCGTCTGGATGAAGCTGAGAGTCTTGCCATGAAGGGTGGAAAGAAACAGCTCCAGAAACTGGAGTCCAGG GTGCATGAGTTGGAGGCTGAAGTTGAAGCTGAACAGAGACGTGGTGCAGATGCTGTGAAAGGAGTGCGCAAATATGAAAGGAGAGTGAAGGAGCTCACCTACCAG ACTGAGGAAGACAAGAAGAACGTGATCCGACTGCAGGATCTGGTAGACAAGCTGCAGCTGAAAGTGAAGGCTTACAAGCgccaggctgaagaagct GAGGAGCAGGCCAACACTCACCTGTCCAGGTACAGGAAGGTACAGCATGAGCTGGAGGAGGCTCAGGAGCGCGCTGATATCTCTGAGTCCCAGGTCAACAAGCTGAGAGCCAAGAGCCGTGAAGCCGGGAAG GGCAAAGAAGCAGAGGAGTGA